In Longimicrobium sp., the following are encoded in one genomic region:
- a CDS encoding M15 family metallopeptidase, which yields MSNFKLGTRSRSELKGVHPDLVAVVERAIALTVQDFGVHDGIRTMAEQKKFVAAGVSKTLDSRHLTGHAVDLVPFINGQLRWEDQPIYKIADAVRMAAKELEIPIRWGGAWDVLLTESTDSPEEMVEDYIARRKAAGKKAFIDGPHYELPRDKYPA from the coding sequence ATGAGCAACTTCAAGCTGGGGACCCGTTCGCGAAGCGAGCTGAAGGGCGTGCATCCGGACCTGGTGGCCGTGGTGGAGCGCGCCATCGCGCTCACCGTGCAGGACTTCGGCGTGCACGACGGCATCCGCACCATGGCCGAGCAGAAGAAGTTCGTCGCCGCCGGCGTCAGCAAGACGCTGGACTCGCGGCACCTGACCGGCCACGCGGTGGACCTGGTGCCGTTCATCAACGGCCAGCTCAGGTGGGAGGACCAGCCGATTTACAAGATCGCGGACGCGGTGCGGATGGCCGCGAAGGAGCTGGAGATCCCCATCCGCTGGGGCGGCGCGTGGGACGTGCTGCTGACCGAGTCCACCGATTCGCCCGAGGAGATGGTCGAGGACTACATCGCCCGTCGGAAGGCGGCGGGGAAGAAGGCGTTCATCGACGGCCCGCACTACGAGCTGCCGCGCGACAAATACCCGGCGTAG